From Pelagicoccus sp. SDUM812003, a single genomic window includes:
- a CDS encoding site-specific integrase, producing the protein MGRKRKFHVKEIVHPNGEKSYEAYGRVGNAKEPTRKRFGTWGKANAFKDVLEARHRDAMGSRKAVYTTLTDPEVADAESAIKELRSHVSDKSLSWAVHKLFESYNPNIVEKDLISAVREFKAAKMGLSKRQYRDYANLLDGLLDSFEEKRRTSVKVHQVTTKDIQAFLATRELKEAKSRNNVISNLGAFFRWAAYTERKYISKHAIPTDDVERAKTKKPRREIITAEQAAELMEYAENFRGGVLVNFIATALFGGIRPDVDGELADEGLDPKVEELFSVERGTIEVTEQNSKTGSFRDVVIQPALRSFFETYPMSKYPIVPRVPPASNAKDRRSYLRYLLKKFREGCPVKVPHDGLRHSYCSYHVKISGSIAETALQAGDSEATIRKHYMRRVSDTQADLFWAIRPVKMPA; encoded by the coding sequence ATGGGCAGAAAAAGGAAGTTCCACGTCAAGGAGATCGTGCATCCTAACGGCGAGAAAAGCTACGAAGCCTATGGTCGAGTCGGCAACGCAAAAGAACCAACTCGCAAGCGCTTCGGGACATGGGGGAAGGCGAACGCCTTCAAGGACGTTCTCGAAGCTCGTCACCGTGATGCGATGGGAAGCCGCAAAGCGGTCTACACCACGCTCACCGACCCCGAGGTAGCCGACGCGGAGTCCGCTATCAAGGAGCTGCGATCTCACGTTTCCGACAAGTCGCTTTCCTGGGCTGTCCACAAACTCTTCGAGTCTTACAATCCTAACATCGTGGAGAAGGACCTGATCTCGGCGGTTCGCGAGTTCAAGGCGGCAAAGATGGGCTTGAGCAAAAGGCAATATCGAGACTACGCCAACTTGCTGGATGGCCTGTTGGATTCCTTTGAGGAAAAAAGGCGGACGAGCGTGAAAGTCCACCAAGTCACAACGAAGGACATTCAAGCGTTTCTCGCTACTCGAGAGCTCAAGGAGGCCAAGAGCAGAAACAACGTGATATCGAACTTGGGTGCCTTTTTTCGCTGGGCAGCGTATACAGAAAGGAAATACATTTCAAAGCACGCGATACCGACGGATGATGTTGAGCGTGCAAAAACGAAGAAACCACGCAGGGAAATCATCACGGCTGAACAGGCAGCCGAATTGATGGAGTACGCGGAAAACTTTCGCGGCGGTGTTTTAGTCAACTTCATCGCCACAGCTCTCTTCGGTGGAATCAGGCCAGATGTCGACGGTGAGCTTGCTGATGAGGGACTCGACCCGAAAGTTGAAGAATTGTTTTCGGTAGAGCGTGGCACCATTGAGGTGACCGAACAGAATTCGAAAACAGGTTCATTTCGAGATGTTGTCATCCAACCGGCTCTCCGCTCGTTTTTTGAAACGTACCCGATGAGCAAATACCCGATCGTGCCACGAGTTCCGCCGGCGTCGAACGCAAAGGATAGAAGATCATACCTTCGATACCTGCTAAAGAAATTTCGGGAGGGGTGCCCGGTCAAAGTGCCGCACGACGGTCTGCGTCACAGCTATTGCAGTTATCACGTCAAAATCTCCGGATCGATTGCCGAGACCGCTTTGCAGGCAGGCGATAGCGAGGCTACCATCCGCAAACACTACATGCGCCGCGTATCAGATACTCAAGCCGATCTGTTTTGGGCGATCCGTCCCGTCAAGATGCCTGCCTAG